The proteins below come from a single Eucalyptus grandis isolate ANBG69807.140 chromosome 3, ASM1654582v1, whole genome shotgun sequence genomic window:
- the LOC104437802 gene encoding protein SAWADEE HOMEODOMAIN HOMOLOG 1 isoform X1: MDRLRPRHREAFSGFTNAEIEKLEMLLEKSGEETCSKEFCRKIAISFNRSAGRAGKPLIKWMEVQSWFEKRQQEQHKVTFAPDSGKNESEIPANCPIDKTNGNSQMPKAGQKISDLTELEFEAKSSKDGAWYDVDNFLGHRFLDSGEAEVLVRFVGFGAEEDEWINVKKGIRQRSVPLESSECDKVKVGDLVLCFQERRDQAIYYDAHVIGIQRRMHDIRGCRCLFSIRYNHDNTEEKVRLRRLCWTSM, from the exons ATTGAGAAATTGGAGATGTTGCTGGAAAAATCAGGAGAAGAGACATGTAGTAAGGAATTTTGTCGgaaaattgcaataagtttcaa TCGCTCTGCTGGTCGTGCTGGAAAGCCTTTGATAAAGTGGATGGAG GTCCAGAGTTGGTTCGAGAAGAGGCAACAAGAGCAACACAAAGTTACTTTTGCCCCTGATTCTGGCAAGAACGAGTCTGAGATACCAGCAAATTGCCCTATTGataaaacaaatggaaattCTCAAATGCCTAAAG CAGGGCAAAAGATCTCAGACTTAACAGAATTGGAATTTGAGGCCAAGTCTTCAAAAGATGGGGCATG GtatgatgttgataattttcttgGCCACAGGTTTCTAGACTCAGGTGAAGCT GAAGTTCTTGTCAGATTTGTTGGGTTTGGGGCTGAGGAGGATGAATGGATTAATGTGAAAAAGGGTATTAGGCAACGCTCAGTCCCGCTAGAGAGTTCGGAATGTGACAAGGTTAAAGTTGGGGACCTTGTCCTCTGCTTCCAG GAGAGGAGGGATCAGGCAATTTATTATGATGCTCATGTCATAGGAATTCAGAGGAGAATGCATGATATTAGGGGCTGCAGGTGCCTCTTCTCGATACGCTACAATCATGACAACACCGAG GAAAAAGTTCGCTTGAGGAGATTGTGCTGGACGTCGATGTGA
- the LOC104437802 gene encoding protein SAWADEE HOMEODOMAIN HOMOLOG 1 isoform X2, whose translation MDRLRPRHREAFSGFTNAEIEKLEMLLEKSGEETCSKEFCRKIAISFNRSAGRAGKPLIKWMEVQSWFEKRQQEQHKVTFAPDSGKNESEIPANCPIDKTNGNSQMPKGQKISDLTELEFEAKSSKDGAWYDVDNFLGHRFLDSGEAEVLVRFVGFGAEEDEWINVKKGIRQRSVPLESSECDKVKVGDLVLCFQERRDQAIYYDAHVIGIQRRMHDIRGCRCLFSIRYNHDNTEEKVRLRRLCWTSM comes from the exons ATTGAGAAATTGGAGATGTTGCTGGAAAAATCAGGAGAAGAGACATGTAGTAAGGAATTTTGTCGgaaaattgcaataagtttcaa TCGCTCTGCTGGTCGTGCTGGAAAGCCTTTGATAAAGTGGATGGAG GTCCAGAGTTGGTTCGAGAAGAGGCAACAAGAGCAACACAAAGTTACTTTTGCCCCTGATTCTGGCAAGAACGAGTCTGAGATACCAGCAAATTGCCCTATTGataaaacaaatggaaattCTCAAATGCCTAAAG GGCAAAAGATCTCAGACTTAACAGAATTGGAATTTGAGGCCAAGTCTTCAAAAGATGGGGCATG GtatgatgttgataattttcttgGCCACAGGTTTCTAGACTCAGGTGAAGCT GAAGTTCTTGTCAGATTTGTTGGGTTTGGGGCTGAGGAGGATGAATGGATTAATGTGAAAAAGGGTATTAGGCAACGCTCAGTCCCGCTAGAGAGTTCGGAATGTGACAAGGTTAAAGTTGGGGACCTTGTCCTCTGCTTCCAG GAGAGGAGGGATCAGGCAATTTATTATGATGCTCATGTCATAGGAATTCAGAGGAGAATGCATGATATTAGGGGCTGCAGGTGCCTCTTCTCGATACGCTACAATCATGACAACACCGAG GAAAAAGTTCGCTTGAGGAGATTGTGCTGGACGTCGATGTGA